The Kordia sp. SMS9 genome window below encodes:
- a CDS encoding arsenosugar biosynthesis-associated peroxidase-like protein has translation MDKSYYNPRDLKKFGSITEWSEELGNKFFEYYGKVFEEGALTPREKSLIALAVAHTEQCPYCIDAYSQDGLQRGITKEEMMEAIHVGAAIKSGATLVHGVQMMNKVNKLEM, from the coding sequence ATGGACAAATCATACTACAACCCAAGAGACTTAAAAAAATTCGGATCCATTACTGAATGGAGTGAAGAATTGGGAAACAAATTCTTTGAATACTACGGAAAAGTGTTTGAAGAAGGCGCGCTCACACCTCGCGAAAAATCACTCATCGCTTTAGCAGTAGCACATACCGAGCAATGTCCGTATTGCATTGATGCCTATTCACAAGACGGTTTGCAACGCGGAATCACAAAAGAAGAAATGATGGAAGCCATTCACGTTGGTGCCGCCATCAAAAGTGGTGCAACATTAGTGCATGGTGTGCAAATGATGAACAAAGTAAATAAATTGGAAATGTGA